The proteins below are encoded in one region of Anguilla anguilla isolate fAngAng1 chromosome 3, fAngAng1.pri, whole genome shotgun sequence:
- the LOC118223058 gene encoding zinc finger MYM-type protein 2-like isoform X2 has translation MDGGLSEGAEPRLGGEEGEVPAEETPPMDIVATPTVESTATETGPDSASSPTPTPATSDPPRVPTVDDDDVLLVEAPPSSKDPGPTPTPAPQTDAPTEAPSPKPTDSAEESTTAASTTHTPTKTPTPPPSPPPPSTSPSPNSSTPPDSTAPGKRQGEPIVIDDEEDSAERKNSSSALSSTEPDSEIKIANVTTLGVTSAASSVPPLNDEATPTSAVATATVEEPAGGPTQGDMNLKITSVTSLQKGGAGAGSGEENGLQISGTFSLNPEAQGTPSDLSTSKTPTFNPGRVSTAHEPVQNGETSTLQRPDSCISQSASFPRNQKQPGVDSPAPAASLPKPVASSSGSAPQPGPRTVKVTCANCRKPLKKGQTAYQRKGSAHLFCSTTCLSSFSHKPAPKKNCTMCKKDITSMKGTIVAQVDSSETFQEFCSTGCLASYESKQNPPKTAVRTKCTVCGKMTEIRHEVSFKNVTHKICSDMCFNRYRMANGLIMNCCEQCGDYLPSKASANHFLVIDGQQKRFCSQNCVRDYKQTHGKMTHCTGCRAACRSFDVTHCIGPSGAMEPYCSTACMAKNKSTSNVVSAITNTVKQEIQPVPPANQPTQCCAEPTCHFCKRSSLPQYQATLPEGTVYNFCSSSCVTKFQSANMQTLNGQTVASAPSGVQLKCNYCRGAFSLKPQVLEWENKVYQFCSKTCCDDYKKLHCIVTFCEYCQEERTLHETVSFSGVKRPFCSEGCKLLYKQDFARRLGLKCVTCNYCTQMCKRGVTKQVDDVQRDFCSEACAKKFNDWYYKALRCDCCKLQGNLTESVQWRAEMKHFCDQQCLLRFYCQQNQPNLCTQKGPENMALGYGAQLTAAKTTIFNQAVVSSFAGGMLKDVKNKAVLCKPLTMTKATYCKPHMQSKHCQTEELVKKEYVPVPIPVPVYVPVPMNLYTQATPTSVTLPVPVPVPVFLPTTLSNAEQILHTISELKTKVPADPLEADLLTMAEMIAEADDEKPNLTGVKRERVEKEDIKSESEEEEGQEGADNSYQHELDLEEDFPQAPVLLPAVEGLETEMGLALPLGPEAIKEEKPRPSVRKKGHKRRAVERDAPSDPTPEALPEGEGNPCSFPLKARYGLNAWRRWVLTSTEKPLDEKGKDQLRVKPVRLKRSLLSLSVAELNCGLARFVSEVRRPNGESYAPDSIFYLCLGIQQHLRDNGRTDDIFSDPAYHRFGQELNKVLKGWQPTVLPDGSLWGRVEEQALWSCSQLGQDSPAALLRSLVYLNTKYLGLRTVEQHLRLSFSNVYGLRKMNPYTKELSICLRIPSISPEQQVKPGTRKRKRKEEDDDPDYSPDNDSGSCPVKKNECLLYELYLSKCPAALKHRTDVFYMKPEISSSSDSPLWYSSTPLGNTALESILTRILLIKDIYNRRDPLEEEGEEEEEREEEEAKDSKE, from the exons ATGGATGGAGGTTTGTCAGAGGGTGCGGAACCCAggctgggaggagaggagggagaggtgcCCGCGGAAGAGACGCCCCCCATGGACATTGTGGCCACGCCTACAGTGGAGAGCACAGCCACAGAGACAGGGCCTGACAGCGCCAGCAGtcctacccccacccccgcgacctctgacccccccagGGTCCCCACGGTCGATGATGACGATGTGCTGCTGGTGgaggccccgccctccagcAAAGATCCAGGCCCCACTCCCACACCCGCACCCCAAACTGATGCCCCCACAGAAGCCCCTTCACCTAAACCCACGGACTCTGCTGAGGAGAGCACCACGGCGGCCtctaccacacacacccccaccaaGACCCcaactccccctccctctccccctccaccctctacctctccctctcctaaCTCCTCCACTCCACCTGATTCCACAGCACCAGGTAAACGCCAAGGGGAGCCTATTGTGATCGACGACGAGGAAGACTCCGCAGAGCGGAAGAACTCCTCCTCAGCTCTGAGCAGCACAGAGCCTGATTCAGAGATCAAGATCGCCAATGTCACCACCCTGGGCGTGACCTCTGCCGCCAGCTCTGTCCCACCCCTCAATGATGAGGCCACCCCCACTTCTGCTGTCGCCACAGCAACCGTGGAGGAGCCGGCTGGGGGACCCACGCAGGGGGACATGAACTTGAAGATCACTAGCGTGACGTCGCTGCAgaagggcggggctggggcagggTCGGGGGAGGAGAACGGTCTGCAGATCAGTGGGACCTTCAGTCTGAACCCCGAGGCACAGGGCACCCCCTCTGATCTCTCCACCTCCAAGACCCCCACATTCAACCCTGGCCGAGTTAGCACAGCCCACGAACCAGTCCAGAATGGGGAGACCAGCACACTGCAGAGACCTG ATTCCTGCATATCCCAGTCAGCTTCTTTCCCTCGGAACCAGAAGCAGCCGGGAGTGGACTCCCCAGCTCCAGCCGCCTCCCTGCCCAAACCGGTAGCCTCCTCCTCAGGCTCGGCCCCTCAGCCGGGCCCCAGGACTGTGAAGGTCACGTGCGCCAACTGCAGGAAACCCCTGAAGAAGGGACAGACCGCCTACCAGCGCAAAGGCTCCGCCCACCTCTTCTGCTCTACCACctgcctctcctccttctcccacaAGCCCGCCCCCAAGAAGAACTGTACCATGTGCAAGAA GGACATCACCAGCATGAAAGGCACCATCGTGGCTCAGGTGGACTCCAGTGAGACGTTCCAGGAGTTCTGCAGCACAGGCTGCCTGGCATCCTATGAGAGCAAGCAGAACCCGCCCAAAACGGCCGTCCGGACCAAGTGCACCGTGTGCGGGAAGATGACCGAG ATTCGGCACGAGGTCAGCTTCAAGAATGTCACCCACAAGATCTGCAGCGACATGTGCTTCAACCGCTACCGCATGGCTAACGGGCTAATCATGAACTGCTGTGAGCAGTGCGGGGACTACCTGCCCAGCAAGGCCTCCGCCAACCACTTCCTGGTGATTGACGGCCAGCAGAAGCGCTTCTGCTCCCAGAACTGCGTCAGGGACTACAAGCAG ACTCATGGGAAGATGACTCACTGCACCGGGTGCCGCGCCGCGTGCCGCTCGTTCGACGTGACGCACTGCATCGGGCCCAGCGGCGCCATGGAGCCGTACTGCTCCACTGCCTGCATGGCCAAGAACAAGAGCACTAGCAACGTAGTCAGCGCCATCACCAACACCGTCA AGCAAGAGATCCAACCAGTCCCACCAGCCAACCAGCCCACCCAGTGCTGTG CAGAGCCCACTTGTCATTTCTGTAAGAGGAGTTCCCTGCCACAGTACCAGGCTACGCTCCCTGAGGGCACTGTCTATAACTTCTGCAGCTCCAGCTGTGTAACTAAGTTCCAG agTGCAAACATGCAGACCCTGAATGGGCAGACCGTGGCCTCCGCGCCCAGCGGAGTTCAGCTGAAATGCAACTACTGCCGGGGTGCCTTCAGCCTAAAGCCTCAGGTCCTGGAGTGGGAG AATAAAGTGTATCAGTTCTGCAGCAAGACCTGCTGCGACGATTACAAGAAGCTGCACTGCATCGTGACCTTCTGCGAGTACTGCCAGGAGGAGAGGACGCTGCACGAGACCGTCAGCTTCTCAGGGGTCAAGAGGCCTTTCTGCAGTGAGG GCTGCAAGCTGCTGTACAAGCAGGACTTTGCGCGGCGACTGGGTCTGAAGTGCGTCACGTGCAACTACTGCACCCAGATGTGCAAGAGAGGCGTGACCAAGCAGGTGGACGATGTGCAGCGGGACTTCTGCAGTGAGGCCTGTGCAAAAAAGTTCAACGACTGGTACTACAAA GCATTGCGCTGTGACTGCTGTAAGCTGCAGGGGAACCTGACGGAGTCGGTGCAGTGGAGAGCCGAGATGAAGCACTTCTGTGACCAGCAGTGTCTCCTGCGTTTCTACTGCCAGCAAAACCAACCCAACCTCTGCACTCAAAAGGGCCCTGAGAACATGGCCCTGG GGTATGGAGCACAGCTGACAGCAGCCAAAACCACG ATATTTAACCAGGCGGTTGTGTCATCATTTGCTGGAGGGATGTTGAAAGATGTGAAGAACAAGGCGGTGCTCTGCAAACCCCTCACCATGACCAAGGCCACATACTGCAAACCACACATGCAGAGCAAGCACTGCCAGACAG AGGAGTTGGTGAAGAAGGAGTATGTTCCCGTCCCCATCCCTGTCCCAGTTTACGTTCCTGTGCCCATGAACCTGTACacacaggccacgcccacttctGTCACACTACCTGTCCCG GTGCCCGTGCCAGTGTTCTTGCCCACCACCCTGAGCAACGCGGAGCAGATCCTGCACACCATCTCTGAGCTGAAGACCAAAGTCCCTGCTGACCCTCTGGAGGCAGACCTGCTCACCATGGCCGAGATGATCGCAGAGGCCGACGATGAGAAACCCAACCTCACAG GTGTGAAACGTGAACGTGTGGAAAAAGAGGACAtaaagagtgagagtgaggaagaggaggggcaggAAGGAGCAGATAACTCCTACCAACACGAATTGGACCTGGAGGAGGACTTCCCCCAAG CTCCTGTTCTGCTCCCTGCCGTTGAGGGTTTGGAGACTGAAATGGGACTTGCCCTGCCTTTGGGTCCGGAGGCAATTAAAGAGGAGAAGCCTCGGCCCTCGGTCAGAAAGAAA GGACACAAGAGGAGGGCAGTGGAGAGGGATGCCCCATCAGACCCCACACCTGAAGCCCTaccagagggagaaggaaatcCCTGTTCCTTCCCCCTAAAGGCCAGGTATGGGCTGAACGCCTGGAGGAGATGGGTTCTGACCTCAACTGAAAAACCCCTGGATGAAAAAGGCAAGGATCAGTTGAGGG TTAAGCCGGTACGGTTGAAGAGGAGCTTGCTGTCCCTTAGCGTGGCGGAGCTGAACTGCGGCCTCGCCCGTTTCGTTAGTGAGGTGCGCCGGCCTAATGGGGAGAGCTACGCACCCGACAGCATCTTCTATCTCTGCCTAGGCATCCAGCAG caTCTGCGTGACAATGGAAGAACAGATGACATCTTCAGTGACCCCGCCTACCACCGCTTTGGACAGGAACTAAACAAAGTCTTGAAGGGCTGGCAGCCTACTGTTCTTCCTGATG GCTCCCTCTGGGGTCGGGTGGAGGAGCAGGCCCTGTGGAGCTGCAGCCAGCTGGGCCAGGACTCCCCCGCCGCCCTGCTGCGCTCTCTGGTCTACCTCAACACCAAGTACTTGGGCCTGAGGACCGTGGAGCAGCACCTACGCCTCTCCTTCAGCAACGTCTATGGCCTTCGCAAAATGAACCCCTACACCAAGGAGCTCTCCATCTGCCTCCGCATACCTTCCATCTCACCGGAACAGCAAG TAAAACCAGGGACAAGGAAGAGAAAACGCAAAGAGGAAGACGATGATCCAGACTATTCCCCAGACAATGACTCAGGGAGCTGTCCGGTGAAGAAGAATGAGTGTCTTTTATATGAGCTCTACCTCTCCAAGTG CCCAGCAGCTCTGAAGCACAGGACGGATGTGTTCTACATGAAACCAGAAATCTCCAGCAGTTCAGATAGCCCCCTCTGGTACAGCTCCACCCCCTTAGGGAACACCGCCCTGGAGAGCATCCTCACCCGAATCCTGCTGATTAAGGATATCTACAACAGACGGGACCctttggaggaggagggggaggaagaagaagagagggaggaggaagaggccaAGGACAGCAAAGAATAG
- the LOC118223058 gene encoding zinc finger MYM-type protein 2-like isoform X4 gives MDGGLSEGAEPRLGGEEGEVPAEETPPMDIVATPTVESTATETGPDSASSPTPTPATSDPPRVPTVDDDDVLLVEAPPSSKDPGPTPTPAPQTDAPTEAPSPKPTDSAEESTTAASTTHTPTKTPTPPPSPPPPSTSPSPNSSTPPDSTAPGKRQGEPIVIDDEEDSAERKNSSSALSSTEPDSEIKIANVTTLGVTSAASSVPPLNDEATPTSAVATATVEEPAGGPTQGDMNLKITSVTSLQKGGAGAGSGEENGLQISGTFSLNPEAQGTPSDLSTSKTPTFNPGRVSTAHEPVQNGETSTLQRPDSCISQSASFPRNQKQPGVDSPAPAASLPKPVASSSGSAPQPGPRTVKVTCANCRKPLKKGQTAYQRKGSAHLFCSTTCLSSFSHKPAPKKNCTMCKKDITSMKGTIVAQVDSSETFQEFCSTGCLASYESKQNPPKTAVRTKCTVCGKMTEIRHEVSFKNVTHKICSDMCFNRYRMANGLIMNCCEQCGDYLPSKASANHFLVIDGQQKRFCSQNCVRDYKQTHGKMTHCTGCRAACRSFDVTHCIGPSGAMEPYCSTACMAKNKSTSNVVSAITNTVTEPTCHFCKRSSLPQYQATLPEGTVYNFCSSSCVTKFQSANMQTLNGQTVASAPSGVQLKCNYCRGAFSLKPQVLEWENKVYQFCSKTCCDDYKKLHCIVTFCEYCQEERTLHETVSFSGVKRPFCSEGCKLLYKQDFARRLGLKCVTCNYCTQMCKRGVTKQVDDVQRDFCSEACAKKFNDWYYKALRCDCCKLQGNLTESVQWRAEMKHFCDQQCLLRFYCQQNQPNLCTQKGPENMALGYGAQLTAAKTTIFNQAVVSSFAGGMLKDVKNKAVLCKPLTMTKATYCKPHMQSKHCQTEELVKKEYVPVPIPVPVYVPVPMNLYTQATPTSVTLPVPVPVPVFLPTTLSNAEQILHTISELKTKVPADPLEADLLTMAEMIAEADDEKPNLTGVKRERVEKEDIKSESEEEEGQEGADNSYQHELDLEEDFPQAPVLLPAVEGLETEMGLALPLGPEAIKEEKPRPSVRKKGHKRRAVERDAPSDPTPEALPEGEGNPCSFPLKARYGLNAWRRWVLTSTEKPLDEKGKDQLRVKPVRLKRSLLSLSVAELNCGLARFVSEVRRPNGESYAPDSIFYLCLGIQQHLRDNGRTDDIFSDPAYHRFGQELNKVLKGWQPTVLPDGSLWGRVEEQALWSCSQLGQDSPAALLRSLVYLNTKYLGLRTVEQHLRLSFSNVYGLRKMNPYTKELSICLRIPSISPEQQVKPGTRKRKRKEEDDDPDYSPDNDSGSCPVKKNECLLYELYLSKCPAALKHRTDVFYMKPEISSSSDSPLWYSSTPLGNTALESILTRILLIKDIYNRRDPLEEEGEEEEEREEEEAKDSKE, from the exons ATGGATGGAGGTTTGTCAGAGGGTGCGGAACCCAggctgggaggagaggagggagaggtgcCCGCGGAAGAGACGCCCCCCATGGACATTGTGGCCACGCCTACAGTGGAGAGCACAGCCACAGAGACAGGGCCTGACAGCGCCAGCAGtcctacccccacccccgcgacctctgacccccccagGGTCCCCACGGTCGATGATGACGATGTGCTGCTGGTGgaggccccgccctccagcAAAGATCCAGGCCCCACTCCCACACCCGCACCCCAAACTGATGCCCCCACAGAAGCCCCTTCACCTAAACCCACGGACTCTGCTGAGGAGAGCACCACGGCGGCCtctaccacacacacccccaccaaGACCCcaactccccctccctctccccctccaccctctacctctccctctcctaaCTCCTCCACTCCACCTGATTCCACAGCACCAGGTAAACGCCAAGGGGAGCCTATTGTGATCGACGACGAGGAAGACTCCGCAGAGCGGAAGAACTCCTCCTCAGCTCTGAGCAGCACAGAGCCTGATTCAGAGATCAAGATCGCCAATGTCACCACCCTGGGCGTGACCTCTGCCGCCAGCTCTGTCCCACCCCTCAATGATGAGGCCACCCCCACTTCTGCTGTCGCCACAGCAACCGTGGAGGAGCCGGCTGGGGGACCCACGCAGGGGGACATGAACTTGAAGATCACTAGCGTGACGTCGCTGCAgaagggcggggctggggcagggTCGGGGGAGGAGAACGGTCTGCAGATCAGTGGGACCTTCAGTCTGAACCCCGAGGCACAGGGCACCCCCTCTGATCTCTCCACCTCCAAGACCCCCACATTCAACCCTGGCCGAGTTAGCACAGCCCACGAACCAGTCCAGAATGGGGAGACCAGCACACTGCAGAGACCTG ATTCCTGCATATCCCAGTCAGCTTCTTTCCCTCGGAACCAGAAGCAGCCGGGAGTGGACTCCCCAGCTCCAGCCGCCTCCCTGCCCAAACCGGTAGCCTCCTCCTCAGGCTCGGCCCCTCAGCCGGGCCCCAGGACTGTGAAGGTCACGTGCGCCAACTGCAGGAAACCCCTGAAGAAGGGACAGACCGCCTACCAGCGCAAAGGCTCCGCCCACCTCTTCTGCTCTACCACctgcctctcctccttctcccacaAGCCCGCCCCCAAGAAGAACTGTACCATGTGCAAGAA GGACATCACCAGCATGAAAGGCACCATCGTGGCTCAGGTGGACTCCAGTGAGACGTTCCAGGAGTTCTGCAGCACAGGCTGCCTGGCATCCTATGAGAGCAAGCAGAACCCGCCCAAAACGGCCGTCCGGACCAAGTGCACCGTGTGCGGGAAGATGACCGAG ATTCGGCACGAGGTCAGCTTCAAGAATGTCACCCACAAGATCTGCAGCGACATGTGCTTCAACCGCTACCGCATGGCTAACGGGCTAATCATGAACTGCTGTGAGCAGTGCGGGGACTACCTGCCCAGCAAGGCCTCCGCCAACCACTTCCTGGTGATTGACGGCCAGCAGAAGCGCTTCTGCTCCCAGAACTGCGTCAGGGACTACAAGCAG ACTCATGGGAAGATGACTCACTGCACCGGGTGCCGCGCCGCGTGCCGCTCGTTCGACGTGACGCACTGCATCGGGCCCAGCGGCGCCATGGAGCCGTACTGCTCCACTGCCTGCATGGCCAAGAACAAGAGCACTAGCAACGTAGTCAGCGCCATCACCAACACCGTCA CAGAGCCCACTTGTCATTTCTGTAAGAGGAGTTCCCTGCCACAGTACCAGGCTACGCTCCCTGAGGGCACTGTCTATAACTTCTGCAGCTCCAGCTGTGTAACTAAGTTCCAG agTGCAAACATGCAGACCCTGAATGGGCAGACCGTGGCCTCCGCGCCCAGCGGAGTTCAGCTGAAATGCAACTACTGCCGGGGTGCCTTCAGCCTAAAGCCTCAGGTCCTGGAGTGGGAG AATAAAGTGTATCAGTTCTGCAGCAAGACCTGCTGCGACGATTACAAGAAGCTGCACTGCATCGTGACCTTCTGCGAGTACTGCCAGGAGGAGAGGACGCTGCACGAGACCGTCAGCTTCTCAGGGGTCAAGAGGCCTTTCTGCAGTGAGG GCTGCAAGCTGCTGTACAAGCAGGACTTTGCGCGGCGACTGGGTCTGAAGTGCGTCACGTGCAACTACTGCACCCAGATGTGCAAGAGAGGCGTGACCAAGCAGGTGGACGATGTGCAGCGGGACTTCTGCAGTGAGGCCTGTGCAAAAAAGTTCAACGACTGGTACTACAAA GCATTGCGCTGTGACTGCTGTAAGCTGCAGGGGAACCTGACGGAGTCGGTGCAGTGGAGAGCCGAGATGAAGCACTTCTGTGACCAGCAGTGTCTCCTGCGTTTCTACTGCCAGCAAAACCAACCCAACCTCTGCACTCAAAAGGGCCCTGAGAACATGGCCCTGG GGTATGGAGCACAGCTGACAGCAGCCAAAACCACG ATATTTAACCAGGCGGTTGTGTCATCATTTGCTGGAGGGATGTTGAAAGATGTGAAGAACAAGGCGGTGCTCTGCAAACCCCTCACCATGACCAAGGCCACATACTGCAAACCACACATGCAGAGCAAGCACTGCCAGACAG AGGAGTTGGTGAAGAAGGAGTATGTTCCCGTCCCCATCCCTGTCCCAGTTTACGTTCCTGTGCCCATGAACCTGTACacacaggccacgcccacttctGTCACACTACCTGTCCCG GTGCCCGTGCCAGTGTTCTTGCCCACCACCCTGAGCAACGCGGAGCAGATCCTGCACACCATCTCTGAGCTGAAGACCAAAGTCCCTGCTGACCCTCTGGAGGCAGACCTGCTCACCATGGCCGAGATGATCGCAGAGGCCGACGATGAGAAACCCAACCTCACAG GTGTGAAACGTGAACGTGTGGAAAAAGAGGACAtaaagagtgagagtgaggaagaggaggggcaggAAGGAGCAGATAACTCCTACCAACACGAATTGGACCTGGAGGAGGACTTCCCCCAAG CTCCTGTTCTGCTCCCTGCCGTTGAGGGTTTGGAGACTGAAATGGGACTTGCCCTGCCTTTGGGTCCGGAGGCAATTAAAGAGGAGAAGCCTCGGCCCTCGGTCAGAAAGAAA GGACACAAGAGGAGGGCAGTGGAGAGGGATGCCCCATCAGACCCCACACCTGAAGCCCTaccagagggagaaggaaatcCCTGTTCCTTCCCCCTAAAGGCCAGGTATGGGCTGAACGCCTGGAGGAGATGGGTTCTGACCTCAACTGAAAAACCCCTGGATGAAAAAGGCAAGGATCAGTTGAGGG TTAAGCCGGTACGGTTGAAGAGGAGCTTGCTGTCCCTTAGCGTGGCGGAGCTGAACTGCGGCCTCGCCCGTTTCGTTAGTGAGGTGCGCCGGCCTAATGGGGAGAGCTACGCACCCGACAGCATCTTCTATCTCTGCCTAGGCATCCAGCAG caTCTGCGTGACAATGGAAGAACAGATGACATCTTCAGTGACCCCGCCTACCACCGCTTTGGACAGGAACTAAACAAAGTCTTGAAGGGCTGGCAGCCTACTGTTCTTCCTGATG GCTCCCTCTGGGGTCGGGTGGAGGAGCAGGCCCTGTGGAGCTGCAGCCAGCTGGGCCAGGACTCCCCCGCCGCCCTGCTGCGCTCTCTGGTCTACCTCAACACCAAGTACTTGGGCCTGAGGACCGTGGAGCAGCACCTACGCCTCTCCTTCAGCAACGTCTATGGCCTTCGCAAAATGAACCCCTACACCAAGGAGCTCTCCATCTGCCTCCGCATACCTTCCATCTCACCGGAACAGCAAG TAAAACCAGGGACAAGGAAGAGAAAACGCAAAGAGGAAGACGATGATCCAGACTATTCCCCAGACAATGACTCAGGGAGCTGTCCGGTGAAGAAGAATGAGTGTCTTTTATATGAGCTCTACCTCTCCAAGTG CCCAGCAGCTCTGAAGCACAGGACGGATGTGTTCTACATGAAACCAGAAATCTCCAGCAGTTCAGATAGCCCCCTCTGGTACAGCTCCACCCCCTTAGGGAACACCGCCCTGGAGAGCATCCTCACCCGAATCCTGCTGATTAAGGATATCTACAACAGACGGGACCctttggaggaggagggggaggaagaagaagagagggaggaggaagaggccaAGGACAGCAAAGAATAG